Below is a genomic region from Microbacterium galbinum.
AGCGGGATGCCGTGGCGCTGGGCGATGGCGAAGAGGGTGTCTCCGGCGGCGACCGTGTAGGTGGCGGGCGCGGCGGCGGGAGCCGGTTCCGGCGCGGCAGCGGGTGCTGCCGGGGCGGATGCGGAGACGGTGAGGCTCTGGCCGGGGTAGATGATCGAGGATCTGTCGAGCCCGTTCGCGGTGAGAAGAGCGTCGAGCGGGACGCCGTGGCGCTGGGCGATGGCGAAGAGGGTGTCTCCGGCGGCGACCGTGTACGTCGCGGGAGCGGATGCGGGAGGAGCAGTGGGCGCGGGTGTGCTCGCAGCTGCCTGTGGGGCATCGAGCCGCAACTCCTGTCCGGCGAGGATCACGGAGCTCGCGTCGAGCCCGTTCCACGCGAGCACGTCCGCGGTGCGCAGGCCGAAGCGCTGAGCGATGGCGAAGATCGTATCGCCGGGGGCGACAACGTAATCGGTCGGCGGGGCTTCCGCCGGTGCGATGCGGTGCGGAACACCGTTGAGGCGAGCGGTGGACGAGGCGTCGGCGGCCACATCGGCTCCGGCGGGGGCGGCGACCAGCACGCCGGCGAGTGCACCCAGGACGGCGGCGGGTAGGCCGAGCGTCGCGTACCGCTGGCGACGGGAAGAGGTGTTCGGTGTCACGAGGGCCCCCTTTTCGAACCCTGCCACGCTGACACGGAAGTAAACGGAAGTCAACAGGAGTGAAAGAAGTGACGTCTGTGAAAGAAGGCATCTCGGAATGCACGTGCGGCTTCGAGATGAGATAGTTGCTGGGTGTCTGAGAACGTTGATGGAACCCCCGCCCTGGAGTGGCTGACGCTGCCCGATCTCGTCGAGGTGCTCGACGA
It encodes:
- a CDS encoding LysM peptidoglycan-binding domain-containing protein encodes the protein MTPNTSSRRQRYATLGLPAAVLGALAGVLVAAPAGADVAADASSTARLNGVPHRIAPAEAPPTDYVVAPGDTIFAIAQRFGLRTADVLAWNGLDASSVILAGQELRLDAPQAAASTPAPTAPPASAPATYTVAAGDTLFAIAQRHGVPLDALLTANGLDRSSIIYPGQSLTVSASAPAAPAAAPEPAPAAAPATYTVAAGDTLFAIAQRHGIPLDALLTANGLDRSSIIYPGQSLTVSASAPAAAPAAAAAPAPAGAPAPVDAAPAQKSADLSPEQAANAALIIRIGRELGVSDHGIAIALATGMVESDLRNLDWGDRDSLGIFQQRPSTGWGTPEQIRDAERSTRVFYGGPSDPNGRTTRGLLDVPGWESMAFTDAAQAVQISAFPLRYGQWETAAHRWLALYQ